In the genome of Roseovarius sp. Pro17, the window GGCTCGAATTCGCCGATGGAGGTCTTCTGGTGCTGCTGGACGGCCCTAAGGGCGCGCGCGGCGCAGTGCGCGTGGATGCTGCGCTGCTCGCAGCGCTGATTGAGGTGCAGACCATGGGCCGGGTCACTGGACGCGGCTCGAACGGGCGGGCGGTGACGCGCACGGACGCGGCGATTGCAGCTCCGTTGATCGACGCGGCGCTGTCGGGCGCCGAGGCCATGCTGACCGAAGATGCGCAAGGCGTGGATGGCGGCGAGGTGCCTGCGCATTGGGCCTCGGGGTATCGATTCGGCGTGATGATGGAGGATGCGCGCGGTATGGCGCTGGCCCTTCATGCGCCGGCCTTTCATGTTTTTCGCATGATGGTTGAGGTTGGCGACGATGGGCATCCCGGCGCGGTGACGTTCCTGTTGCCGGTGCCGCTGGCCGCGCCGCCCCCCGCAGCGGGCGCCAAGGGCGGCGCGATGCAGCGCACGCTGGAGCGAAGCGCGATGGATGCTCCTGTAAGCCTCGAGGCAGTGCTGGCCCGCGTCATCCTGCCGCTCGACAAGGTGTGCAAGCTGAAGCCGGGCGGTTTGCTGCCGTTCGGAATGGATCAGCCGATGCAGGTGCGCCTCGAGGCCAGCCAAAAACATGTCGTCGCGTTGGCGCGCCTCGGCCAGATGAACGGAGCGCGGGCCGTGCGCCTAACGCCGTGTCGCCCCGAGGCGCAGGCTGACTCGGAACGTTCTGCGCCGCGTGGTGAGCGCGCGAACGTAGCGGTCTCTATCGACGAGGCGGCCGGCACGCCGGTGCTGGATACGCCCGGCGCAGATGAATTATCGCGCGCTACGTCAACGCCACAGGATGGCGGTGCGCGCATGACTTCGGCAGGAAGCCAGCCGCAGACCGCCGCCCGGGATCAGGGTGCGATGTCGGACAAGGAACTGCTGGATCACGATACGCAGTGACTGCAAGGAAGCGAATAGAGGTCTGCGTAGGCCAAAAGGCCGCGACGCTACCTGCATGGTGCGCGTCACGATGCCCTTCACAGGGGCCTGCCGGGCGGAGCACCGGGCCCGGCCCGATTCCGTCAGCGCAGCAGGATGCCGATGACCACCATCATCAGTCCGATCACGGACAGGAACAGCGCCCCGGTATTGATGGGCAGTACCTTTTGCAGGACCGCGCGCATCTCCGCCTCCTCCAACTGAGCGCGGCGCGCGCGCCAGACGCGCAGCACGCACCATATCAGACCTGCCAGACCCACCAGCGAGACGGCCGCGCCACTCCAGATAAGAATTTCCATGTTGCCTCGTCCTTGTCCGCCGCAGATATCGACGCCTGCCGCTGCCGTCTACGCCAGCGCGGTGCCAAGCTCAAGCAGCCGGGGCTTGCGGGGCGTCATGACGCGCTGTAGTCACGGGCATCTTTCAGGATGCGGAGAAGACCCATGGACGACCAGACAACCGATGCCACCTACCGCGTGACCGCCGACGAACTGCGCCAGTTCATCGAGCGCATCGAGCGGCTGGACGCCGAAAAGAAAGACCTCGCCGAGCAGCAGAAAGAGGTCATGGCCGAAGCCAAGGGGCGCGGCTACGATACGAAAGTGATGCGTAAGGTCATCGCGCTGCGCAAGCGTGACAAGGACGATATCGCCGAAGAAGAGGCGGTGCTGGAGATGTACAAAGAAGCGCTGGGCATGAGTTGATCGCACGAGCGCATTGACGGTTTAAACTCTCTGGCCCCGGTCCGATGCTATCCGGCCCACGGCCGATCAGAAGAGGCGCAAGACGCGTGAGTACCCAAAAGACCTTTCTGCGCGGCATCGCCAGATCCGAGAACATTCGCGCGTGCCTTTTGTGGGCTTGCCTGCCTGCACTGGTATTCTACGCTGTATCGCTGACGATCATGAAGGGCGCAGGTTTTACCACGACCGAAATCCTGCGCGACGTGATGCAGCAGACCAAGCAGTCCAGCTTTCTCGGGTTTCTTTCCAGCGTGGGGGTGTGGCTCTGGATCGCGGCGGCGACGCTGTGTCTTTTCCGCTATCGGCTTCAGTCTAGCCGAGGGCCGAGCAGATATCGAAATTTGCTGATGCTCATGGCGGGATTCTCGCTATTCCTTGGGATCGACGACTTCTTTTTGATCCATGACCGCTATCTGGCCGAGGGCGTCCTTTTGCCGATCTATGCGATTTTCGCCATCACGCTGCTTGTGCGATACCGGCGCATCATCGCCGAGATTGATGGCACCGCGTTCGTGATCGCAGGCGGTCTTTTGGCCATGTCCATCTTGGTGGACGCGGTGCAAGAGAACCTGTCGGTGCCGTATGAATATACACAGATTGCCGAAGAGGGCTTCAAATTCACGGGCGCTGCGGCGTGGGTCTATCTGTGTTTTCGCCTTGCCGCATACCGGTTGAGGCCGGGAATAACCGACGCGGTATAGTCCTGCCCTGCGGGCCCTGCCGGGGGCGAACACAAAGGAAAGGCCGCGCAGAGTGATCCGCGCGGCCTTTTTCATTCAATGATGTAGTGCCGCTCAGGCCTCGTCGGTCTCGTCTTCTTCGGGCAGAACGTCCTCAACCGCTTCGGCCAAGTCCTCGTCGTCTGACGCAGCCGCGCCGATGTCGTCGAACAGTTCGGCAATCTCGAAATCGGCTGCCGCTTCTTCTTCGGCTGCCAGTTCCTGGATCGACTTGCCCGATGCCTGCAATTCGGCCTCTTCGGGCGAGCGGGCGACGTTCAGCGTGACCGTCGCGTCGACCTCGGGGTGCAACGACACGCTAATGTCGTGCAGGCCCAGTTCCTTGATCGGGCTGATC includes:
- a CDS encoding FliM/FliN family flagellar motor C-terminal domain-containing protein, whose translation is MTSVDGNTVIHRKARASREEYQARAMSPAKALRLALAQASDTLFDLAMVVTAVEQVELSQTALRLEFADGGLLVLLDGPKGARGAVRVDAALLAALIEVQTMGRVTGRGSNGRAVTRTDAAIAAPLIDAALSGAEAMLTEDAQGVDGGEVPAHWASGYRFGVMMEDARGMALALHAPAFHVFRMMVEVGDDGHPGAVTFLLPVPLAAPPPAAGAKGGAMQRTLERSAMDAPVSLEAVLARVILPLDKVCKLKPGGLLPFGMDQPMQVRLEASQKHVVALARLGQMNGARAVRLTPCRPEAQADSERSAPRGERANVAVSIDEAAGTPVLDTPGADELSRATSTPQDGGARMTSAGSQPQTAARDQGAMSDKELLDHDTQ
- a CDS encoding DUF2312 domain-containing protein — translated: MDDQTTDATYRVTADELRQFIERIERLDAEKKDLAEQQKEVMAEAKGRGYDTKVMRKVIALRKRDKDDIAEEEAVLEMYKEALGMS